The window GCACGTCAAGGTCGCCAGCGGCACCGGCGCCCAAGTGACGACCCTGGCGCCCTCTGGCAAGACGGGTACCTGGCTGATCGACCCCAAGGATTACGTAATATCGACCGCTGTAGGGGCAGATATGAGCGGCATCGACCTCTCGACCAGGCTGACTACCACTAACGTGGAGATCAGCAGTGCGCAAGGCAAAGCCGCAGGCGACGGCGACATTTGGGTCCGGGATGCGGTGACATGGACAGCCGCGACCACGCTGACCCTGAGTGCCGAGCGTGATATCAACGTAGAACAACCGATCACCACAACCAAGGGCAACCTGAAGCTGCTCGCCGTGCGTGATGTTAATCAGGATGCCACGATCACCGCCACGAAGGACGGTGGTATCGGTGGCGATGTCACGATGGTCGCTGGCAACAATATCAACCTCAATCAAGTGCTTACCGTGACCAACGGCAACGCGTTTCTGGTTGCCGGTAATGATGGCCTGAAGAAGCGCACTGTTAACTTCGGAGCGAAGGCCGTGGTGACCGGTCCGGCGTCCACCGTGACGATTTACTATGCGCCGGACACCTACGCATCGCCGACTGATTTCACCGGCAATTTCACCTTGACCGGTGGCGCGACGCTGACGCCGTTCATGTGGGCTAACCTGCAGGCCAACGACAAGGTCTACAACGGCAATAACGCCGCCACATTGTCATTACGCGATAACCCGCCTGGCGTCTCAGCGCAGCCCGGAACGGCCACGTTTGATACGGCGGACGTGGGCAACGTTAAACCAGTGGCCTACAGCGGTTATTCCCTCGCCGGAACCGACAGCGGGAAGTATGCCTTGTTCGTGCCGTTCAGCTATACGGACGGTACCGCCGGTATTCCAGGGTCCGGCATGACCTCGGCGAATATCACGCCCGTTCTATTGACCATCAAAGCCAACGATGCCACCAAGATTGAAGGCAATACGCTGGTCATCCCCAATTCGGCGTTCACCGCAACGGGGCTGGTCAATAACGAGACCGTGGGCGGTGCCACGCTGACAAGCCCCGGCACCGTGGCGAGCGCCACCGCTGCCGGCAGTCCTTACGTGATCACGGCCAGCAATGCCACGGCAGGTACGTTCAAAGCAAGCAACTACATCATCACTTACGCTCCGGGTCGCTTGGCCATCACGGCACCGCCTGTGGTGACTCCACCGGTGACGACACCGCCCGTCACCACGCCTCCGGTGACAACACCCCCTGTCACCACACCACCGGTGACAACGCCGCCTGTGACGACACCGCCCGTCACCACAGAGCCTGAGCCGACGTCGCCGGGTACGACACCGGGCACAACTGTGCCAGGGACCACGCCGGGCACGACGCCACCGGTGACCACCGTGCCGGGTGCAACGCCTCCAGTGACTACTGTGCCTGGCGGGACGGCCCCGATTTCAGCGCCGCCTGGCTCAACGCCGACCGATCCGAATGCCACGGGTGCGAGGTTCCGGCGCACCGCCATACCGGGTCTGCCACTGGCTTCGACTCCAGAGGGTGTACCGGTGGACGAATACCTGGGCGCCAAGACCCCGGATATCGGCAATTCGGGCAATCCCGGCAACCCGAATGGCCCAGTTAACCCTGGCAATCCTGCCAACCCGAACGACCCAGGCAGCCCGGGCAGCCCTAACAACCCAGGCAATCCCGGCAACCCGAACGACCCAGGCAATCCCGCTAATCCAAACGATCCAGGCAACCCGCCCGAGAACAACGCCTCGCACAATGGACGCACACCTTACATCCCGCCCCTTGCAGCGCTCACTGTTGTGGGCGGTGGGGTCAACGTGCCTGGCAACCAGCTGACCCAGGTCATGCCAATCAGGCCGGTCCCGGTCAAGGATGCGCTCGGCGATCCGGCAGAGGCCAGCAAGCACCAGATACCTTACCCCTACAAAGCCCCGGTCTACTTGCCAAGGCAGGAACGTAACTGAACCCCGCCGCCACCATCGAAAGCCAGCGCCAAAGTGCTGGCTTTCGGCGTACCGGGGCTGTCATGAGTCTCGAAAGGAGTACTGCCTTGCACCTTTTGCCCAGGACCAGAGACCGCGCACCGAAAACGTCGCCGCTGGCATCGAACCTCGTCTGCCTGGTTTTCTTGATCGCTGCGTGTGTGGCTCCGTTACCGGCCCTGGCTGCAGGCCTGCCCTCGAGCACCGTTGCTGCCCCGCAAGGCCAACCCGGCACTTCATCCCGGCGGGCGGACTTCGCCAACATTGAGGTCTCCCAGCAGGCGCGCGACACCGCCAATTGGGTGGTGGACTCGGGCGACAATCAGGGCATGCCGTTCGTAATCATCGACAAAACGCAGGCCCGGGTGCTGGTGTTTGATACCCATGGCCGACTGGGCGGCGCGGCCTCTGCGCTGTTGGGGCTGGCCGTCGGCGATGACTCTGTGCCGGGTATCGGGCAACGCAAGTTGTCCAGCATTCAGCCCCATGAACGCACCACCCCGGCCGGGCGTTTCGTGGCGTCACTGGCGCCCAACCTCAAGGGTGAAGAAATCCTCTGGGTGGATTATCCAAACGCGATCGCGATGCACCCGGTGGTGACCAGCAATCCGAAGGAGCGCCGCACCGAGCGTCTGGCCTCGTCCCGCCTTCAGGACAAACGCATCTCTTACGGCTGCATCAATATTCCGGCGGACTTCTACCGCCGCTATGTCAGCACGGCGTTCCGCGGCACCAATGGCGTGGTGTACGTGCTGCCAGAAACCCGCCCGAATGCGAGCGTGTTTACGGCCTACTATCAGGTCAGGTAACGCCGGTGGCTTGTACACAGCGCGCAAACGCCGCCCTCAAACCGCCTCGGCCTTCACCCTGAGTGTGCGTACAATGCCGGCCCGCCGATTTTGAACGTAGATTTAAATGAAAAAGCTGTTTTACTGCCTGGCGCTTTTGTTCGCCGTCATAAACCCCGCTCTATCCAATCCCCCGTCCACCTTTTCTGAAGCCAAAGTCATCGCCAAACAGCAGGTCTATCTTGACCAGGCTCACAGCGCTCAGGGTGATTTGTACTGTGGCTGCCAATGGGAATGGGTCGGGAAATCAGGGGGGCGCATCGACGCCCGGTCCTGCGGCCTTCAAGCCCGCAAGCAAGAAACCCGAGCAGAGCGAACAGAGTGGGAACACATCGTCCCGGCGTGGACATTCGGCCATCAGCGCCAATGCTGGCAGAACGGTGGTCGTGAACATTGTGTCAGTGATGACCCGGTGTTCCAGGCCATGGAGGCGGACCTGTTCAACCTCTACCCTGCCGTTGGGG of the Paucimonas lemoignei genome contains:
- the hxuA_1 gene encoding filamentous hemagglutinin translates to MNTRSPSSRHAKASTFVAVAPLPFTLQLLAVAILFASAGGAYALPVGGAVSAGSATIGSGGGTTTITQASQNAAINWQSFNIGTGETVNFVQPNASATALNQVLGADPSSILGSLNANGKVFLVNPNGIVFGQGASVNVGGLVGSTRGISDSDFMAGHYNFEGDGAGSVVNHGSINAKGGSVALLGANVSNQGVIQAQMGSVALAAGNAFTLDVAGDGLLNVTVNKGAVDALVQNGGLIQADGGRVLMTAQSANSLLPSSVNNTGVVRAQTLENHNGTIMLMGDMQSGTVNVAGTLDASAPNGGNGGFIETSAAHVKVASGTGAQVTTLAPSGKTGTWLIDPKDYVISTAVGADMSGIDLSTRLTTTNVEISSAQGKAAGDGDIWVRDAVTWTAATTLTLSAERDINVEQPITTTKGNLKLLAVRDVNQDATITATKDGGIGGDVTMVAGNNINLNQVLTVTNGNAFLVAGNDGLKKRTVNFGAKAVVTGPASTVTIYYAPDTYASPTDFTGNFTLTGGATLTPFMWANLQANDKVYNGNNAATLSLRDNPPGVSAQPGTATFDTADVGNVKPVAYSGYSLAGTDSGKYALFVPFSYTDGTAGIPGSGMTSANITPVLLTIKANDATKIEGNTLVIPNSAFTATGLVNNETVGGATLTSPGTVASATAAGSPYVITASNATAGTFKASNYIITYAPGRLAITAPPVVTPPVTTPPVTTPPVTTPPVTTPPVTTPPVTTPPVTTEPEPTSPGTTPGTTVPGTTPGTTPPVTTVPGATPPVTTVPGGTAPISAPPGSTPTDPNATGARFRRTAIPGLPLASTPEGVPVDEYLGAKTPDIGNSGNPGNPNGPVNPGNPANPNDPGSPGSPNNPGNPGNPNDPGNPANPNDPGNPPENNASHNGRTPYIPPLAALTVVGGGVNVPGNQLTQVMPIRPVPVKDALGDPAEASKHQIPYPYKAPVYLPRQERN